CCCAGTGATCAAGTATTAGATTTTTGCTGACAGGACGACTTGGGAGTAGACGATATCCTTTGTCGTAAAAAGTTTTTCGCGCAGAGAAGCTATATATTTGCTGGTTCCCTATGTTGGCAAGCCTTGGTGCAAACGCTATCCCCAAAAAGTGCGACACAGCGAAGATCTGCTCTGTATAACCACGTGTATCGGTTGAATGTACTTGCTTAAGATCAGTTACCTCATTTTGGAGTAGGCCATCAATAACGTATGGTGCCTCACGATCCGAGGCGCTAAAGACAGAGTTGTGGAATAACGACTGCTTTTCATCAATAAAGGTGTAAATCGTGACGCCTTTGTCTTTACCAAAATATTTGTAGGAATGATTTGCGTGCAAGCAATCAACATCAACGGTTACCTTTCTACCGTCACTCGATGAGTGCAGAACTTCCGGATCTTTTAGATAAGCGCTGGATAATTTTAAGTTGTGGATTGCATCCACTATCCGGTCATTAGCTTTTCTAATATTTTCTAGACTAAAAAACCAGTTTACTGTGTTGTGGAGCGTATGCTCCTTTATACCCGAAGAAATACTTGCATGTTTGCCTAAGCCGATATTGCACCCTTTTGCTAGAATGCCTGCCATTAGCGTTTCTTCCTTTGGCTTCATTTTTACGTTCTTAGGGCTTAGGTGCTTAAAGTCGCCAGTAAATTGGCATGCCTGTTTTACCTCCTTCAGCAGTTGGAGAATAGGGATATAGCCATCCTGAGACAGCGCATCAGATATAAATGATTTCTCTTCATAGTCAGTTTTTGGTGTGCTCACTCTTGATACTCGGCCATTTTTAAAAGTGAGCGCGGTATTTATCCCGTCGGCTAAGTGCTTGTTAACAATCTTGTACTTCTCGTGAAGCCCCAATTTTAAGCCCGCTAAATATGCTTCTCCGTCTATGTATTCAAGTAGATTGCACTCGCGCAAGATCTGATATTTTCGAGCCTCCCAATATTCTTTATCAATCATGTAGTCTTGAATGCTGCGGAAACGATATGAGTAGGCTAAATTTAAGTCCCCGGACTTGATTGCTTTAGAGATATAGATGAACAGCAGGCACTTATACAGAGGGATTGAAAAGTCATTGCGCTCAACATTTGCTCGATCTTGCTTTGACAGAAATTTAATAGGAGGAGATTTGCCGACATTGCCCTCTGAGTCTTGAAAGTGAGCTACTGCTTCAAATAAATCCTTTGCCTTGGAGGTACTATCAAAATTGAGAGCACGTACGATAGGGGTGGCTTTAAGTTGAAGTCTTAAAGAAAGCGATTCGAGCAGCTGATAGTACGTATGATTTTTACTTTCTTTTCTCAGCTGATTATCCAGATCTTCTAACAAGCTATAGTCAATTTCGTCGTTCTTTTGGTAATCAAAAACCAGATCTTCTATCTTGTGATATTTTTCGTTGGGCGTTGCAGATACGCTTTCAACGATTGAGATAATTTCTTTTGCTAGCTTTGAAATAGATTTATGAGATTTGCTTAACTCATGAATTGCCTTGTCTCGCTCTTCCTTCACAGATCGTTCGTGTTCAGCTTGTTTGCTTGAAGCTTTGTGCAACGTTGATGTCACTGACTTCATCAAAGCGTCTACGAGACTATCTTGGCGAGTGAAGTAGTGATGTTTAACAAACCCCAGCAGGTGAAGATAAATGTTTTCTTTATCTGTAAATTGTGTCAGTTGCTGAGTATCGGCTTTGCGTACCCATTCAGCATAATACCTAGTCGCCTTGTCATTTATATTTAATTCGCCATAAACATCTGTAAGCTGATCAAACATATCTTTGAAAACGATCATGTTATTCACGTTTTGTTTAATATCTTTTGGCCGCATGGACTGATCAATGTTCTTATATGATGCTAGCGGGGTAGTTGTTCTGCTTCCGGCAGTTATGGGAGTTAATAGGGAGTCCAGCAACTCTGAATGAGCCGGTTTAATCGCCCTGCGAAGATTAGAAATTTGATTCTTCTCTGACTTGTTGAACGCATCCGTGATTATTGTGTTTAATTCACTAAAGCTCGGAATGGCTACTTGGTGTTTCCAGCAAGCATCTGTAAGCGCGTCGAAAAT
This genomic window from Alkalimarinus sediminis contains:
- a CDS encoding Tn3 family transposase, whose product is MPVINILNDAERQLFDTPPKFSKEDRQRYFSIPSELKSSITRIHPIESRIGFVLQLGYFRSRARFFSSAQFGKRDINHVAKTLSVEPPTSLTSYVGSIVTRHRIKILDFLNWEPYDSSMAETLVGLAQNFAAQKEQPKFIFDALTDACWKHQVAIPSFSELNTIITDAFNKSEKNQISNLRRAIKPAHSELLDSLLTPITAGSRTTTPLASYKNIDQSMRPKDIKQNVNNMIVFKDMFDQLTDVYGELNINDKATRYYAEWVRKADTQQLTQFTDKENIYLHLLGFVKHHYFTRQDSLVDALMKSVTSTLHKASSKQAEHERSVKEERDKAIHELSKSHKSISKLAKEIISIVESVSATPNEKYHKIEDLVFDYQKNDEIDYSLLEDLDNQLRKESKNHTYYQLLESLSLRLQLKATPIVRALNFDSTSKAKDLFEAVAHFQDSEGNVGKSPPIKFLSKQDRANVERNDFSIPLYKCLLFIYISKAIKSGDLNLAYSYRFRSIQDYMIDKEYWEARKYQILRECNLLEYIDGEAYLAGLKLGLHEKYKIVNKHLADGINTALTFKNGRVSRVSTPKTDYEEKSFISDALSQDGYIPILQLLKEVKQACQFTGDFKHLSPKNVKMKPKEETLMAGILAKGCNIGLGKHASISSGIKEHTLHNTVNWFFSLENIRKANDRIVDAIHNLKLSSAYLKDPEVLHSSSDGRKVTVDVDCLHANHSYKYFGKDKGVTIYTFIDEKQSLFHNSVFSASDREAPYVIDGLLQNEVTDLKQVHSTDTRGYTEQIFAVSHFLGIAFAPRLANIGNQQIYSFSARKTFYDKGYRLLPSRPVSKNLILDHWDDILRFIATIKMKHATASQLFKRLSSYSKEHPLYRALKEFGRIIKSQFILTYFDDEDLRQQIQKQLNRVELSNRFSRAVFFDNDQAFQEGVLADQEVATACKLLLQNSIILWNYLYLSDLVADTSDPDDRRDLIESISQGSVITWKHVNLRGEYDFRRKASNDARFDMDKIRSIKL